The following proteins are encoded in a genomic region of Candidatus Rokuibacteriota bacterium:
- a CDS encoding 3-oxoacyl-ACP reductase family protein — protein MSEDGRVLAGRVALVTGAGRGIGYAIAQALGGAGATVACAARSLDQVEAAAAAIRARDGSARAFHLDVARAEDIATQLEAITQALGPIDVLVNNAGITLQKRALELTDEEWERVLATNLTSMFRLARAVAPSMITRGGGKIINVGSLWGKIGVPQFLAYCVSKAGADALTRCLAVEWARHGIRVNCLAPGYIRTDFSVDAMADEQTRALILSRIPLRRLGEPDEIGPLAVYLASPASDFMTGQTIYLDGGEGSS, from the coding sequence GTGAGCGAGGACGGCCGGGTACTCGCCGGCCGCGTGGCCCTCGTTACCGGCGCCGGGCGGGGCATCGGGTATGCCATCGCGCAGGCACTCGGCGGGGCCGGGGCGACGGTGGCGTGCGCGGCGCGCTCGCTCGATCAGGTCGAGGCCGCCGCCGCCGCCATCCGGGCGAGGGACGGGAGCGCGCGCGCGTTCCACCTCGACGTCGCGCGGGCGGAGGACATCGCGACCCAGCTGGAGGCGATCACGCAGGCCCTGGGGCCGATCGACGTCCTCGTGAACAACGCCGGCATCACGCTGCAGAAGCGGGCCCTCGAGCTGACCGATGAGGAATGGGAGCGGGTCCTCGCCACCAACCTCACCTCGATGTTCCGCCTCGCCCGCGCGGTGGCCCCGTCGATGATCACGCGGGGCGGCGGCAAGATCATCAACGTCGGCTCGCTGTGGGGAAAGATCGGGGTGCCCCAGTTCCTGGCGTACTGCGTCAGCAAGGCCGGTGCCGATGCCCTGACCCGCTGCCTCGCCGTGGAGTGGGCCCGCCACGGCATCCGGGTCAACTGTCTCGCCCCCGGCTACATCCGCACCGACTTCTCCGTCGACGCGATGGCGGACGAGCAGACGCGGGCGCTGATCCTCTCCAGGATCCCGCTCCGCCGCCTCGGGGAGCCGGACGAGATCGGACCGCTCGCCGTGTACCTGGCGTCCCCGGCGTCGGACTTCATGACGGGGCAGACCATCTACCTCGACGGAGGAGAGGGGAGTTCATGA
- a CDS encoding ABC transporter ATP-binding protein: protein MTEAILAVRNVEVIYDRVFLAVKGVSLEVPAGGMVALLGANGAGKSTMLKAISGLLGPERGDVTRGEIRFAGRDVLRLGPAERVRLGLVHVLEGRRVFEHLTPDENLLAASTVHRDRRRVAELRERVYEYFPRLPERRKAQAGYLSGGEQQMLAIGRALMTGPKLLLLDEPSLGLAPALVIEIFRILVRINREERVSILLVEQNATAALDVVHHAYLLENGRVVMEGASDVLKKNPDIKDFYLAGAGALNYHEVKHYRRRKRWLA from the coding sequence GTGACCGAAGCGATCCTCGCAGTCCGCAACGTCGAGGTGATCTACGACCGCGTCTTCCTCGCCGTCAAGGGCGTCTCGCTGGAGGTGCCCGCGGGCGGTATGGTGGCACTGCTCGGCGCCAACGGCGCCGGGAAGAGCACGATGCTGAAGGCGATCAGCGGGCTGCTCGGTCCCGAGCGGGGCGACGTCACCCGTGGCGAGATCCGGTTCGCGGGGCGGGACGTCCTCCGGCTCGGTCCGGCGGAGCGGGTCCGTCTCGGTCTCGTCCACGTGCTCGAGGGACGGCGCGTCTTCGAGCATCTGACGCCCGACGAGAACCTGCTGGCGGCGTCGACGGTCCACCGGGACCGTCGACGCGTCGCCGAGCTCAGGGAGCGGGTGTACGAATACTTTCCGCGCCTGCCCGAGCGTCGAAAGGCGCAGGCCGGGTACCTCTCCGGTGGGGAGCAGCAGATGCTCGCCATCGGGCGGGCCCTCATGACCGGGCCGAAGCTGCTCCTGCTCGACGAGCCGAGCCTCGGCCTGGCGCCCGCGCTGGTGATCGAGATCTTCCGGATCCTCGTCCGTATCAACCGCGAGGAGCGCGTGAGCATCCTGCTCGTCGAGCAGAACGCGACCGCGGCGCTGGACGTGGTGCACCACGCGTACCTCCTCGAGAACGGACGCGTCGTCATGGAGGGAGCCTCCGACGTGCTCAAGAAGAACCCCGACATCAAGGACTTCTACCTGGCCGGCGCCGGCGCCCTGAACTACCACGAGGTGAAGCACTACCGGCGCCGCAAGCGGTGGCTGGCGTGA